Proteins co-encoded in one Clostridia bacterium genomic window:
- the rlmD gene encoding 23S rRNA (uracil(1939)-C(5))-methyltransferase RlmD, with protein MVVLEHGGNQKGSAAPERRAHKIYSQDQAGTKADGRASHPRPTQPLLPEVPARLIEELAASGQVTTMVQQVGGPDDEETSAGQTKVLYGPGYITDGLDHLSFRLSAASFYQVNPVQTRVLYHQVLHYAHLTGREQVLDAYCGVGTIALFLARHCRQVLGLELSSQAVADARDNARLNHMANVCFRQGQVERLLPELLREGYRPDVVVLDPPRRGCHRLVAEALASRPVPRLVYVSCDPGTLARDLSVLAANGYQVLKVQPVDMFPHTHHIECVVSLKGKSIIPA; from the coding sequence ATGGTGGTCTTGGAGCATGGCGGCAACCAAAAAGGTAGTGCCGCCCCGGAGCGAAGAGCGCATAAGATCTACAGCCAGGACCAGGCGGGAACCAAGGCCGACGGCCGAGCAAGCCATCCCCGCCCAACCCAGCCACTCCTGCCGGAGGTACCTGCTAGGTTGATCGAGGAACTGGCCGCCAGCGGCCAAGTCACCACCATGGTTCAACAGGTGGGTGGACCGGACGATGAGGAAACCAGTGCAGGGCAGACTAAAGTCTTGTACGGGCCCGGATACATAACCGATGGCCTAGACCACCTCAGCTTCCGTCTTTCCGCCGCTTCTTTTTACCAGGTCAACCCCGTCCAGACTCGAGTCCTTTACCACCAAGTGCTCCATTATGCCCACCTGACCGGGCGGGAGCAGGTGCTGGATGCCTACTGCGGCGTGGGTACCATCGCCCTTTTTCTGGCCCGTCACTGCCGCCAGGTCCTGGGGCTGGAGCTTTCCTCGCAAGCTGTAGCCGACGCCCGCGACAATGCCCGCTTGAACCACATGGCCAATGTCTGCTTTCGCCAAGGCCAAGTAGAAAGATTGCTACCCGAGTTATTACGGGAGGGCTACCGCCCCGATGTGGTGGTGCTGGACCCGCCCCGGCGGGGGTGTCACCGCTTAGTCGCCGAAGCCCTAGCCAGCCGCCCGGTACCGCGCCTGGTCTACGTTTCTTGCGATCCCGGTACCCTGGCCCGGGATCTGAGTGTCCTGGCCGCAAACGGCTACCAGGTGTTGAAGGTACAGCCGGTAGATATGTTTCCCCATACGCACCACATTGAGTGCGTAGTATCTCTCAAAGGAAAATCCATAATACCCGCCTAG